The nucleotide window aacaaacagaaaacagaacaaatttGCCTTCGGTGGTTTGGTACCATGCACATGCCCAGCCACATCATCATTCTAGGAAGATGCTGGGATAAAGGTAGATTCTGGAATGAGGGCAGGGCGGGGGGAGGGATCCAGGAAAAAGGATAGAGACAACTGTGAGTATGTCCAGAGAGACAGGGGCAGAGATACGGCGGTGGAGGTAGAGGGATTATGAAATCTGAGGGTGCTCTTTTAATTAGGAGTTTTGTagaaatcatccttggtgaagacGGAGACAATGCTGGCAGTTGGGCAATGACAACAAGAGTAAGATTAAAGGAAAAAGAGGGCGCTCGGTCACAGCCACGAGCAAGAGGCTCTGCTTCCAGCCCGAGGGCCAGGGCTGCGGGAGGAGACCCTCACATGCTCTGCTCTGGAATCCGGTTTGACGCGCACACTATCCCACAGTAGGCAGCACAGCACTGGAGATGTTTGGGGCACTCCTCCTGCTGCGTACAGAAGGTGTTGCAGTTTTCAGGCGCTGTCCTGCAGGGTGGAGGTTCCAAGATATACTCTAGAAGGAAGAACAGGGAAGAGAGTGGTCACAAGAACAGGCAACAGCGACCTCGCCTCCCCGTTGTGCTTTCCAGGGGTGGGAGTCAGGTTTTGCCCCTGGCTCACCCTCTGGGTTCTGTTCAGTGAACTAGGGCTGGATGTCGGATCTGAGACTATTTGGTGGAACACTGAACTCAGTTTTCATGCATGATCAGATGCTGAGTCCCCATAGGCCTTGGTAAGGTCCATCTCGAGGGTAtgaatgtgtatatgagtgtggtaagttttttttttttttttttttttaaagagtattggGCAGGTAATCCATTTGAACTTCTTGTGTGGTTCTGAGAAAGTCATCCAACTGCTCCTTAATACTTTATCCTACAGTAAGCTGGACATAGGTGTAGGAAGACTAAACTGGACATTTAGTACAGTAGAAGACTAAACAGACGGTGAGTTTGGCACAACAATGAACCCAACAAACTGCAAGTGCCTGGTAAGAGAACTGGGGTCACAGCTGATTCTCAGGGTGGATTTTCTTCATGGTGAGGTGGGATGCCAAGCCTGGgcttctccctttcctctgagAAGTTCTGCAAGCAGAACCGAGCCTCCTCAGGAACATGAGCTGTCAGTCATATCCTCCAACTGGGTCCCAGATATAGGCGAATGCATACATGGTAACTCTCTTCCTACTACGTATTGGTCCACAGTGGGCATTACTGCCCTTGTCGGGTTAAGGGGCAGCAACAGCCAACAAGTCAGACTCTAGTCTATAATATTCCATGGATGCGAGTTACTGGGTAATTGTGCAGTGCCTCTGGATTTTtacaaaacatgaaataaaatgtaaggttctgtttctcttcctctccacATGTCCTCCAAATCCAAAGTTATGTATTGATTGAactttgatttcttcattttcctctctGTCTTAATGCTTGAAAAGTGGGACCAAACATCCGTGATGGAACCAGAGACAGCAAGATTAATCAGGAGGATGAGGCTGACAACATTTATTGTAACTAGTATTTAGTGGGAAGTCTCCTGATCTAGTAAGAATGTTCCATGCCTGAACGTGCCAGCTCAGTTTTCCTTCCTCCGGTCTCAAtatcattatttatattttaaggtTACATTTGAAGAACCAAAACCTGTTGTTTTGGTAATAAGGAAGGAGAACAGAGATTCTAACCTAGAGTTTTCTGACTATAAAACTTGGGTCCTtcactgtcgttagaacaaaacaacagcctacagattgggaaaggtcttcaccaaccctatatctgacagatatccagaatatataaagaactcaagaagttaaacagcaacacatcaagtaatccaatttaaaaaatgggatacagtgctaaacagagaattctcaatagaggaatatcgaatggcagagaaacacttaaagaaatgctcaacatccttagttatcagggaaatgcaaatcaaaacaaccctgagatttcaccttacacccatcagaatggctaagatcaaaaactcaagtgacaacacatgctggaggggatgtggagaaagaggaaccctcctccattgctggtgggaatataaacttatacaaccattttggaaagcaatctggcactttctcagacaattaggaataatgctacctcaagatccagctataccactcctaggcatatatccaaaagatgctcaagtgtacaagaaggacatttgctcaaccatgttcgtagcagctttatttgtaatagccagaagctggaaacaacccagatgtccctcagttgaagaatggatacagaaattgtggtacatttacacaatggaatgctactcagctattaaaaacaaagaaataatgaaatttgcaggcaaatggtgggaactagaaaagatcatcctgagtgaggtatcacggAAGcacatatgctatatactcacctataagtggatattagacatatgatataggataatcatactaaaatctgtacacctgaagaagctaatcaagaaagaggaccttcagtaagatcaatcctcattcagaaaggcaaacaggatggacataggaagaaggagaaaacagggaacaggacaggagcctcccacagagggcctctgaaagactttaccctgcagggtatcaaagcagaggctgagagtcatagccaaactttgggcagagcagggaatcttatgaaagaagggggagatagaaagacctggaggggacaggagctccacaaggagagcaacagaaccaaaaaatctgagcacaggggtcttttgtgagactgatactccaacccaggaccatgcatggagatgacctagaacctctgcacagatgtagcccatggcagctcagtgaccaagtgggttccttagtaatgggaacagagactgtctctgacatgaactcagtggctggctctttgatcaccaccccctgagg belongs to Meriones unguiculatus strain TT.TT164.6M chromosome 4, Bangor_MerUng_6.1, whole genome shotgun sequence and includes:
- the Wfdc13 gene encoding WAP four-disulfide core domain protein 13 isoform X2; this encodes MVPVSPIQLLLVLSLAPQLVSGSPKQYFLKYILEPPPCRTAPENCNTFCTQQEECPKHLQCCAAYCGIVCASNRIPEQSI